A single window of Flavobacterium sp. 140616W15 DNA harbors:
- a CDS encoding thioesterase family protein codes for MKNHQTQVRVRYSETDQMGVVYHGNYIPYFEIGRVEWLRNKGVSYKSMEESGIALPIVSMNINYKKSARYDELLTVHTTFKSQTSVKIEFDCAIYNESNELLTTAVFILVFVSLKTGRPMAPPSYILELLKNIDNC; via the coding sequence ATGAAAAATCATCAAACTCAAGTGCGTGTTCGTTACTCAGAAACGGATCAAATGGGAGTCGTTTATCACGGGAATTATATTCCCTATTTTGAAATAGGTCGAGTGGAATGGCTTAGAAATAAAGGGGTTTCGTATAAAAGCATGGAAGAAAGCGGTATTGCTTTGCCGATCGTTTCTATGAATATTAATTATAAAAAATCCGCACGATATGATGAATTATTAACAGTGCATACAACATTTAAAAGTCAGACTTCTGTTAAGATAGAATTTGATTGCGCAATCTATAATGAATCAAATGAGTTATTAACAACTGCTGTGTTTATTTTGGTATTTGTATCTCTAAAAACAGGTCGTCCAATGGCTCCTCCGAGCTACATTTTGGAGCTTCTTAAAAACATTGATAATTGCTAA
- a CDS encoding HAD family phosphatase, translating to MIDTIIFDFGDIFINLDKQATIDGLKKLGLSEWNKNLDQLNIKFETGNITPEEFIAGFQKEIPNASTKDILNAWNAILLDFPLYRLEFLQMLSEKYRLFLLSNTDSIHIKTFEHRTGVSFYSDFYQCFEKVYFSFEIGMRKPNHEAYNYIINKHELSPKRTLFVDDKIENTNAAAELGLQVWNLQVGKEDVVDLFDKKII from the coding sequence ATGATTGACACTATCATTTTTGATTTTGGGGATATTTTTATCAACCTAGACAAACAAGCCACAATTGATGGGTTAAAAAAACTTGGCCTATCTGAATGGAATAAAAATTTAGATCAATTGAATATTAAATTCGAAACAGGCAATATCACACCAGAAGAATTTATAGCCGGATTTCAAAAAGAAATCCCAAATGCTTCAACAAAAGATATTCTCAATGCCTGGAATGCAATCTTACTTGATTTCCCTTTATACCGATTAGAATTCCTTCAAATGCTTTCTGAAAAATACAGGCTGTTCTTATTAAGCAACACCGATTCAATTCATATTAAAACATTCGAACACAGAACTGGAGTTTCCTTTTACAGTGATTTCTACCAATGTTTTGAAAAAGTGTATTTTTCGTTCGAAATTGGAATGAGAAAACCAAATCACGAAGCCTACAACTACATTATAAACAAACACGAGCTATCCCCAAAACGAACGTTGTTTGTTGACGACAAAATCGAAAACACCAATGCCGCAGCCGAATTAGGCCTTCAGGTCTGGAACCTACAAGTAGGAAAAGAAGATGTCGTAGATTTATTTGACAAAAAAATAATTTAA
- a CDS encoding GNAT family N-acetyltransferase gives MENLIIRKIIKEDNQAVAQLIRAVFDELNIPKVGTAYEDPYLDFMFEEYNKPKSVYYVVENNGKIVGCAGIAPLANEVPVICELQKMYFLPETRGLGIGSKMMDKCLESAKKFGFENCYIETMPFMHAAQKLYKKSGFEYLDAPMGSTGHTSCPVWMLKKL, from the coding sequence ATGGAAAATTTGATTATCAGAAAAATAATAAAAGAAGACAATCAGGCTGTGGCACAATTAATAAGAGCAGTTTTTGATGAGTTGAATATCCCGAAAGTAGGAACGGCATATGAAGATCCGTATTTAGACTTTATGTTTGAAGAATATAATAAGCCCAAATCAGTTTATTATGTGGTTGAAAACAATGGTAAAATCGTAGGATGTGCAGGAATTGCTCCTTTAGCGAATGAAGTACCAGTAATTTGTGAGTTGCAAAAGATGTATTTCTTGCCTGAAACTCGTGGCTTAGGAATAGGAAGTAAAATGATGGACAAATGTTTGGAGAGTGCTAAAAAATTTGGTTTTGAAAATTGTTATATCGAAACAATGCCTTTTATGCATGCGGCCCAAAAATTATATAAAAAATCAGGTTTTGAATATCTTGATGCTCCAATGGGGAGCACGGGTCATACTTCATGCCCAGTATGGATGTTGAAAAAACTATAA
- the prmC gene encoding peptide chain release factor N(5)-glutamine methyltransferase, with product MKIKQYRTQFIQELSGIYDVLEVESFFYLILEEKRNLKQIDLALNPDLSFSDEEIKDWNILVTELKKEIPIQYLLGKTNFYGLDFEVNPNVLIPRPETEELVEWIISNHLATQKNKSLKILDIGTGSGCIAISLAKNLSEAQVFAIDVSEGALATAKRNAISNDVSVTFLHRNILETDDLMQEFDVIVSNPPYVRNLEKEEIKKNVLDNEPHLALFVADNNALIFYRKIAELAQKNLVKNGSLYFEINQYLGKETAELLENLGFKNIELRKDIYDNDRMIFCVK from the coding sequence ATGAAAATAAAACAATACAGAACGCAATTTATTCAAGAGCTTTCAGGGATTTACGATGTTCTGGAAGTGGAGAGTTTTTTCTATTTAATTTTAGAAGAGAAACGAAATCTTAAGCAAATAGATTTGGCTTTAAATCCAGATTTGTCTTTTTCAGACGAAGAGATTAAGGATTGGAATATTCTCGTTACTGAATTAAAAAAGGAAATCCCAATTCAATATTTGTTAGGGAAGACTAATTTCTACGGATTGGATTTTGAGGTAAATCCCAATGTTTTGATTCCGCGACCAGAGACAGAAGAGTTGGTGGAGTGGATCATATCTAATCATCTTGCAACTCAAAAAAACAAAAGTTTAAAAATTTTAGATATAGGTACAGGAAGTGGTTGTATTGCAATTTCGTTGGCTAAGAATCTTTCTGAGGCTCAGGTTTTTGCGATTGATGTTTCAGAAGGAGCTTTGGCTACAGCCAAAAGGAATGCTATTTCTAATGACGTTTCGGTTACTTTTTTGCATCGAAATATTCTGGAAACTGATGATTTAATGCAGGAATTTGATGTTATTGTATCGAATCCGCCTTATGTTCGAAATTTAGAAAAAGAGGAAATTAAGAAGAATGTTTTAGATAATGAGCCTCATTTGGCGCTTTTTGTAGCCGATAATAATGCATTGATTTTTTACAGAAAAATAGCAGAATTGGCACAGAAAAATTTAGTAAAAAATGGAAGCCTTTATTTTGAAATCAATCAATATTTAGGCAAAGAAACAGCTGAGTTGCTCGAGAATTTAGGCTTTAAAAACATCGAATTGCGCAAGGATATTTATGATAATGATAGGATGATTTTTTGTGTGAAATAA
- a CDS encoding YigZ family protein, protein MEIKDTYQTIAYPSEEVLYKEKSSKFFGYAYPITSEEEVKPIIETLKKQHPSAVHYCYAYQLGIEPTISYRANDDGEPSNTAGMPIYGQIQSFGVTNVIIVIVRIYGGIKLGVGGLIAAYRTTAQMTLEVCEIVEKTIDVQFLISFDYKNMNKVMRVIKEKKLEIISQEMEINEVSGLPIGKITVQIRKKNAEMVFDIFDSMFEIDIKPC, encoded by the coding sequence TTGGAAATCAAAGATACTTACCAAACAATAGCTTACCCTTCGGAAGAAGTCTTGTACAAAGAAAAAAGCAGCAAGTTCTTTGGCTATGCTTACCCAATAACATCCGAAGAAGAAGTTAAACCCATTATCGAAACTTTAAAAAAACAACATCCAAGTGCTGTACATTATTGCTATGCCTATCAATTAGGAATTGAACCTACTATAAGCTACAGAGCCAATGACGATGGAGAACCGAGCAATACTGCAGGAATGCCTATTTATGGACAAATACAATCTTTTGGCGTCACAAACGTTATTATTGTTATTGTACGTATATATGGAGGAATCAAATTAGGTGTTGGAGGTTTAATTGCAGCGTACCGAACAACAGCACAAATGACATTAGAAGTTTGTGAAATTGTCGAAAAAACGATTGATGTTCAGTTTTTAATATCGTTTGATTACAAAAACATGAACAAAGTAATGCGCGTAATTAAAGAAAAAAAATTAGAAATTATATCCCAAGAAATGGAAATAAACGAGGTTTCAGGCCTGCCAATTGGTAAGATAACGGTTCAAATACGCAAAAAAAATGCCGAAATGGTATTCGACATTTTTGATTCAATGTTTGAAATAGATATAAAACCTTGCTGA
- the ribD gene encoding bifunctional diaminohydroxyphosphoribosylaminopyrimidine deaminase/5-amino-6-(5-phosphoribosylamino)uracil reductase RibD, whose protein sequence is MNIHEKYIKRCIQLAKNGLGTTYPNPMVGSVIVYNDTIIGEGWHKKAGEPHAEVNAINSVKDKSLLKKATIYVSLEPCSHFGKTPPCCDLIITHEIPNVVVGTVDPNEKVAGKGIKKLLEAGKKVVIGVLEDECNELNKRFFTFHQQKRPYIILKWAVSKDGFLAPEKDNNTIAKREPIWITNTYSRQLVHKWRSEEQAILVGTQTVIDDNPKLNTRDWAGNNPVRIILDQNNRIPQDSHIFSNDVKTIVFTKIKIAIEKENLIFEVIDFKENIIPQILAVLYQHQIQSIIIEGGLQTLQTFIDTNLWDEGRFFVGNTYFTKGTKAPKVASKKSETTHIGKDELIQVRNHD, encoded by the coding sequence GTGAATATACATGAAAAATACATAAAACGCTGCATTCAGCTTGCCAAAAATGGCTTAGGAACTACATACCCAAACCCCATGGTTGGTAGTGTAATTGTTTATAATGATACGATTATAGGAGAAGGCTGGCATAAAAAAGCCGGCGAGCCTCATGCCGAAGTAAACGCTATAAACTCCGTAAAAGATAAATCGTTACTAAAAAAAGCAACTATTTACGTAAGCTTGGAACCCTGCAGCCATTTTGGAAAAACACCTCCTTGCTGCGATTTAATTATCACACATGAGATTCCAAATGTAGTAGTTGGAACAGTTGATCCAAACGAAAAAGTTGCAGGTAAAGGAATTAAAAAACTCCTTGAAGCTGGAAAAAAAGTTGTTATTGGAGTCTTAGAGGACGAATGTAACGAACTAAACAAGCGTTTCTTTACATTTCACCAACAAAAAAGACCGTATATAATCTTAAAATGGGCAGTATCCAAAGATGGATTTTTAGCTCCAGAAAAAGACAACAATACAATCGCAAAAAGAGAACCCATCTGGATTACAAACACATACTCCAGACAGCTAGTACACAAATGGCGAAGTGAGGAACAAGCCATTTTAGTAGGAACACAAACCGTAATCGATGACAACCCAAAATTAAACACTCGTGATTGGGCAGGAAACAACCCTGTTCGGATAATTTTAGACCAGAACAATCGCATTCCACAAGACAGTCATATTTTTAGCAACGATGTTAAAACTATCGTATTTACAAAAATCAAAATTGCCATTGAAAAAGAAAACCTTATCTTTGAAGTAATTGATTTTAAAGAAAATATAATCCCGCAAATACTTGCAGTTTTGTACCAACACCAAATTCAATCGATTATTATTGAAGGCGGACTGCAAACTTTACAAACCTTTATTGACACTAATCTTTGGGATGAAGGGCGTTTTTTTGTTGGAAATACTTACTTTACAAAAGGCACTAAAGCTCCTAAAGTTGCTAGTAAAAAATCAGAAACAACACACATTGGCAAAGACGAATTAATACAAGTTAGAAACCATGATTGA
- a CDS encoding ABC transporter permease — translation MMLKLFKENIRIAFGSIRTQLLRTILTVLIIAIGITALVGILTVVSALENTISTDFASMGANTFNINQYENEVRNRGGNEREIINPIISYPEAVAFKNKFKYPFTETSLSFTATSTAEVKYLSTKTDPEIKVLGVDEHFIGNSGLETSIGRTFNQFDIENNTYVCILGSDFMKGLLKDVNPIDKIISIRGARFKVIGVLKEKGSTFGNSQDLRVLIPIQVARSLFTAPNINYTISVMVSKKELLDQAIDNATSTMRRVRKLSPIRDNNFGVVRSDDLINRILSITQYLGLAAWAISIITILGSSIALMNIMIVSVTERTREIGVRKALGAKKSTVAVQFFIETLLIGQLGGLIGIILGILVGFAFASAMKFVFVIPWMAIFAAFSTSFVVTIVSGLYPAIKASKLDPIEALRYE, via the coding sequence ATGATGCTAAAATTATTCAAAGAAAATATCCGAATTGCATTTGGTTCGATCCGAACTCAATTATTACGAACGATTCTTACCGTTTTAATTATTGCAATCGGCATCACTGCTTTAGTTGGAATTCTAACCGTAGTTTCGGCTTTAGAAAATACCATTTCTACCGATTTTGCTTCTATGGGAGCAAATACCTTCAATATTAATCAATACGAAAACGAAGTTAGAAATCGTGGTGGAAACGAAAGAGAAATTATAAACCCTATCATTTCGTATCCCGAAGCTGTCGCTTTCAAAAACAAATTCAAATACCCATTTACCGAAACATCGCTTTCATTTACAGCAACTTCTACCGCCGAAGTAAAATACCTATCCACTAAAACCGATCCCGAAATTAAAGTTCTAGGTGTCGACGAGCACTTTATTGGTAACTCAGGCTTAGAAACTAGCATAGGTAGAACCTTCAATCAGTTTGATATCGAGAACAATACTTACGTATGTATATTAGGCTCTGATTTCATGAAAGGATTATTAAAAGACGTAAATCCAATTGATAAAATTATTTCTATTCGTGGCGCACGATTTAAAGTTATTGGCGTATTAAAAGAAAAAGGATCCACATTTGGAAACAGTCAGGATTTACGCGTACTAATTCCGATACAAGTAGCCCGTTCTTTATTTACAGCACCAAACATAAATTATACGATAAGCGTAATGGTTTCTAAAAAAGAATTACTAGATCAAGCTATCGATAATGCAACAAGTACCATGCGTCGCGTTCGAAAATTAAGCCCCATACGCGATAATAATTTTGGCGTAGTACGAAGCGATGATCTTATCAATCGCATCCTCAGTATCACACAATACCTTGGCTTAGCAGCATGGGCTATTAGTATCATTACTATTTTAGGTTCATCGATTGCTTTAATGAATATCATGATCGTATCGGTAACAGAGCGTACCCGCGAAATCGGTGTTCGTAAAGCTTTGGGAGCTAAAAAGTCGACGGTTGCCGTACAATTCTTTATCGAAACCTTACTCATAGGACAATTAGGTGGTTTAATCGGAATTATTCTAGGAATCCTGGTTGGTTTTGCATTTGCATCTGCAATGAAATTTGTATTCGTAATTCCTTGGATGGCAATTTTCGCTGCTTTCAGCACCAGTTTTGTAGTTACCATTGTGTCAGGATTATATCCAGCAATAAAAGCATCCAAACTTGACCCTATCGAAGCTTTACGCTACGAATAA